AATTGTTTTTAATGTTAACGCAGGAGTTCAGGAGCTAGGAGCTAAACTTGAGGCTACAGTTTATCTTAAAGATAATGTAACGATATCAGAAAAGTCAGCTATAGAAAGAGCTTTGAATGGAGTAGCGGGAGTTTCAAGTATTAAGTTTGAAGATAAGAATGATGCACTAAACAATGCAAAGAAACAATTTGGAAAGGATAGCGAATCCTTAACAAAAGGTTTTGACAAGAATAACCCTTTTCCAACTGCGTATGTTGTAAAGGTAGAAAAACCTGAGATAGTAAGTAGTGTCGTAAAGGCTGCTACTGGATTAAAAGGTATAGATAAAATTAATGATGGACGGGAAATCGTTGATAAGGTTATAAAAATAACAAATACTCTTAAAGCTATAGGAATTGTATTATTTGCAATCCTAATAAGTGTATCTTTATTTTTAATTGGAAACACAATTAAGCTTACCGTATACTCTAGAAAAAAAGAAATAGGAATTATGAAATTCGTTGGCGCAACTGATTGGTTCATAAGATGGCCGTTTATTATTGAGGGAATGCTTCTTGGAATATCAGGAGCAATTATTTCTACTGGGGTACTGTATTATGCTTATAAGCTAGTTTTTGATAAGGCTACTAGTGCGTTACTTGGAATTACATTAATTAATCCTTATATGATATTAAGCACAACTTTATGGCAGTTTATGTTAGGTGGCTTAATTATCGGAGCATTAGGAAGTTCTATATCAATAAGAAAGTTCTTGATTGTATAATATTAAAGTTTAATTTGTAAAGTTTTTAATGATCTATGAAGCTGTTTATATTATAAAAACTTTAAAACTAACGACTTTAGAAGGGAATTAGTTCCCTTCTAAAATGTCGTTAAATATGTTTATTTAATATTAGTGTTATAAATTATATATAATTACATAATAATATATAGAGAATCGCAAAGAGGTGTATAAAATGAGTGATGAAAATAAGTTTAATAGTTTTAAAACTGTTGGAAATGATAGTGAAGGATTTAAAGGGAGAAAAAAGAAACAAATTATATGGATTGTAGTGTTACTTATTATTACTAATTGTATAACTTTGTTTGTTTCAAATCGCATTTCTTTAGGGACTCCAAACGGTAAAGTAATAATTGCAAGAGATGATTATGAACAAGTATTAAAGTTTCAAAAACTATTTTTAGTCAGGAATAAATTATATCAGTATTATGATGGTAAAATTAGTGATGATGTTTTAGTAGAGGGAGCTATAAAGGGTATGACTAATTCCTTAAATGATCCTTATACAGTTTTCATGAACAAAAAAGAGTATACAGATTTTAATACTCAAACAGAAGGCGCTTACACTGGTCTTGGCCTACAAGTGGGAGTTAAAGATGATAACATAGTTGTAATTTCAACATTTGATGATTCACCAGCTAAAAAGGCAGGGATAATTTCTGGGGATATCATAAAAAAGGTTAATTCAACTGAAGTTACTGGGAAAGAATTAGAAAAGGCAGTTGCTATGATGAAAGGTAAAGAAGGCGGGGCAGTTACATTAACACTTAGTAGAAAAGGAAAAACTAATTTTAATGTTAATATGAAACGTGCTACTATCGATTTAGTAACAGTTAAGGGTGAAATGTTACCAAATAAAATTGGATATATTCAACTTACGATGTTTGATGAACATACTGCTGCTAATTTCAATAAAAAATTAGCGGAATTACAAAGTAAGGGAATGAAGAGTTTAATAGTTGATGAAAGAGGAAATCCAGGCGGACTTTTAGATCAGGTTGTAGATTTAACATCTAATTTCGTACCTAAGGGAAAAAATATAGTATACACAATAGACAAAAACAAGAAAAAGATTGAGTATAAGTCAAAGGGTGGTATAGCGATAGGCATGCCATTAACTGTACTAACGGATTCGGGATCGGCAAGTGCTTCAGAAATTTTTGCGGGTGCTATAAGAGACTATAAAGTTGGTACGCTAGTTGGAGAAAAAACCTTTGGTAAGGGTATAGTTCAAACTATGCTTTCTGGAGGTAATAGTGGGTTTAATGATGGTACTGCATTAAAGGTAACTATATCAAAATATTATACTCCAAATGGTGAAAATATACAGCATATTGGGATTAAACCAGGAGTTGCAGTAGTGTATCCACAAGCACTTAAAGAGAAAGTATATAATAGAGATTTAGATCCACAATTTAAAAAAGCCTTGGAGATAGCTACGGATAAAATTAAGTAATAATTAACAAATATCTACCAATAACATGGTAGATATTTGGTTTTTAAGAACATTTTTGTTAATGAGTCTATTGATTTAATAAACTTCATTAATATGGGAGGAGAATTTTATCCAATGGAGATTGCAATACATACTTTAAGAGCAGTTGCTTATGCAATTGCAGACCCTTCAAATGCGTTTATTTTAATAATGATTGCATTGATTTTTTATAATAAAAACAAGAAAATTGCTGCTATGCAGAAGATGATAATGGGAGAAAGTTTAGACTCGCCATTTGAATTAACTATTTCTCAAATTGTAATAGGTATTTTTGCTGGGGCTGCAGCTAGTCTAATATTTACGTACGCAGGATTAGTTTTTGATGAAAACTCAAACATTTATTTATTGTTTATGGTTTCGTTATTTTTTATGGCATTTAAGCCTAGATTTATTTGCTTTTCTTATTCTGGTGCAGTACTAGGTATAGCCAGTTTATTGTTTAAATATGCAGCAAACACATTAAATATGCCACAATTAGATGTTATAAACATTGATATTTTGACTTTAATGACACTGGTTGGAATATTACATATTGTAGAGGGAAGTCTAGTTATGATAGATGGTTCAAGAGGAGCTATCCCGGTATTTACCAACAGAGATAACAAAATTGTTGGTGGGTTCGCATTAAAAAGATACTGGGCGTTACCGATTGCGTTACTTATACTTTTAAGTGCAACTTCATCGAATTTAGTGGTTGGACAGAGCGTAATGATCCCTGAATGGAGACATTTAATAAAGGGTAATATAATAGATCGAATTGTGAAGAATTCGGTTATAGCCTCGATTGCATTGTATGGAGTAATAGGGTATAGTGGCATTACGTTTACTAAGAGTAAGAGGGCGAAGACTCTTACTTCAGGTGCTTTAATCATGGTTTATGGATTATTACTAACGGCCGTATCACAACTCGCAGTATTAGGCACAGCGTATCAATTTTTTATTCTAATATTTGCGGCAGTAGTACACGAGGCAATGCTTAGGTTAGAAAAGCATATGGAGTTCACGATGAAACCTAAATTTAGCAGTAGTGATGAGGGGATTATGGTGCTTGCAGTAGCCCCTAAATCTCCTGCTTTTCAAATGGGAATTGAAAGTGGAGACTTGATAGTTGAGCTTAATGGTAAAGCGATAGAGGCTGAGGAAGAAATCTTTAATATAATTAAAGGAAATTTTAGTTCGCTATCTTTAAAAATTAAGAAGCCCTTTGGAGATCTTAAAAATGTAAATTATAGCAATATGGCTTCGAATAAAAGGCTAGGAATAGTAATTGTACCTAGGGAGATACCAAAAGATACCGCTATAGTTAATATGAATGACGAGACATTTAAAGAGGTAATTGACAAAATAAGAGACCAAGACAAAGACGAGGACAAAGACCAAGACGAAGACAAAGACAAAGACGAAAACAAAGACCAAGACAAAGACAAAGATAAGAAGTAAAGACGAGTTTTAAATTTTTCATAGAGCATGCTACAACTAAAAGTATATATTGCTGAAATACGTTCACATCGCTAAGTAATTCTAAAATTCATTTTGTTTTCAGTTGCTAAAAAATGCAAACTCGCTTCACTCAAACATGCATTTTTCTTCACGCATCTGAAAATAAAATAAATTAAGAATTACTAAGGCTTGTTCAAACGTATTATGCGCAATATATACTTTTGTTAGCATTCTCTAAGAAAAAGATAGAATTCATTATAATATATATATTATTACAACATAACTAAATTTATTATGGGGATATTAATAAATGGGTGATGTTTATGAGTAAAAAAGTATTAATAGTTATGTCCTTATTTATTATGTTATTGCATTCAACGGTGGCTTCTTCTATAGGATTTAAATATGTTCAAATTTTTGATCCAAAACAAGATAAGGTAGTAAAGGTAGTTCAGTTAAATGATGAAATTCATAATATGGTTGTAAGCTCGATAAAGGATGTGGATAGTTTATATCCAAAAAGTAAACCACTTACGGATGATGGGTATGCAATTAGAGTTCCAATTTACCCTGCTGTTAAGGTACACGGAAAATGTTTAAACGCACTTGTAGATAATGTTTTTATAATAATTCCACAGCATGATGCACCATTTTTTATGATATTTGAAGATGATAATAAGCTACTTTGTTTCCCTTTCAAAGGCAATGTAAACGCTTTGTCAAAAATTCTAGATTTTAAATTGAAAAGTTAATAAAGTTTTTTTATTGCAGCACTAATATTGAGACAATTATAAAAGCAACACTGAATGATAGAATAGGGACTTAGTACCCTATTCTTTTTGTAGATTTTATTTATATTAGAAGGGATAATTAGCAATATATAGTTGTTAGGTGTGTTATTATGAAGTTTATAAATAACGATAGCCAAATACGTAATTGTATTCTAAAGGTGATGGAGGAATATAAATGTCTACACAAGTAATAATAGTTTTAATTCTTACAATTATCATTTCCATAATTTCAACGCTAGCTTATTCT
This window of the Clostridium estertheticum genome carries:
- the ftsX gene encoding permease-like cell division protein FtsX, whose protein sequence is MKISTIKYFIMDALKSLKRNKTVSIASVATVAATLFILGVFLLIVFNVNAGVQELGAKLEATVYLKDNVTISEKSAIERALNGVAGVSSIKFEDKNDALNNAKKQFGKDSESLTKGFDKNNPFPTAYVVKVEKPEIVSSVVKAATGLKGIDKINDGREIVDKVIKITNTLKAIGIVLFAILISVSLFLIGNTIKLTVYSRKKEIGIMKFVGATDWFIRWPFIIEGMLLGISGAIISTGVLYYAYKLVFDKATSALLGITLINPYMILSTTLWQFMLGGLIIGALGSSISIRKFLIV
- a CDS encoding S41 family peptidase, with the translated sequence MSDENKFNSFKTVGNDSEGFKGRKKKQIIWIVVLLIITNCITLFVSNRISLGTPNGKVIIARDDYEQVLKFQKLFLVRNKLYQYYDGKISDDVLVEGAIKGMTNSLNDPYTVFMNKKEYTDFNTQTEGAYTGLGLQVGVKDDNIVVISTFDDSPAKKAGIISGDIIKKVNSTEVTGKELEKAVAMMKGKEGGAVTLTLSRKGKTNFNVNMKRATIDLVTVKGEMLPNKIGYIQLTMFDEHTAANFNKKLAELQSKGMKSLIVDERGNPGGLLDQVVDLTSNFVPKGKNIVYTIDKNKKKIEYKSKGGIAIGMPLTVLTDSGSASASEIFAGAIRDYKVGTLVGEKTFGKGIVQTMLSGGNSGFNDGTALKVTISKYYTPNGENIQHIGIKPGVAVVYPQALKEKVYNRDLDPQFKKALEIATDKIK
- a CDS encoding PDZ domain-containing protein, which gives rise to MEIAIHTLRAVAYAIADPSNAFILIMIALIFYNKNKKIAAMQKMIMGESLDSPFELTISQIVIGIFAGAAASLIFTYAGLVFDENSNIYLLFMVSLFFMAFKPRFICFSYSGAVLGIASLLFKYAANTLNMPQLDVINIDILTLMTLVGILHIVEGSLVMIDGSRGAIPVFTNRDNKIVGGFALKRYWALPIALLILLSATSSNLVVGQSVMIPEWRHLIKGNIIDRIVKNSVIASIALYGVIGYSGITFTKSKRAKTLTSGALIMVYGLLLTAVSQLAVLGTAYQFFILIFAAVVHEAMLRLEKHMEFTMKPKFSSSDEGIMVLAVAPKSPAFQMGIESGDLIVELNGKAIEAEEEIFNIIKGNFSSLSLKIKKPFGDLKNVNYSNMASNKRLGIVIVPREIPKDTAIVNMNDETFKEVIDKIRDQDKDEDKDQDEDKDKDENKDQDKDKDKK